A genomic segment from Rhodospirillales bacterium encodes:
- a CDS encoding VacJ family lipoprotein — translation MRVPTRRRRRTVILATAVLGWGVLAGAPAYASDPVATDDPLESVNRVTSEFNAALRKGILDPLVEGYRAVTPTDMQKAISNVFSNLSEPLTAGSSLLQGDTDNASVATRRFFINTFAGIGGIGDPATDAGLKQRREDLGQAMGANGIAPGPHIVLPIFGPSNLRDATGDILVGLANPAPLALKAADAGVGYADKKDAINAATESALDRYTVERDAYEQHRRFLVNNGQGPATAFPDIDLDEKDALAETRRR, via the coding sequence ATGCGTGTTCCAACCCGGCGCCGGCGGCGCACCGTGATCCTGGCTACGGCTGTCCTTGGCTGGGGCGTCCTGGCGGGCGCTCCGGCATACGCGAGCGATCCGGTCGCGACCGACGATCCGCTCGAATCCGTCAACCGGGTGACCTCCGAATTCAACGCGGCCTTGCGCAAAGGGATTCTCGATCCGTTGGTCGAGGGTTATCGGGCGGTGACGCCGACCGACATGCAAAAGGCGATCTCCAACGTCTTTTCCAATTTGAGCGAACCGCTGACCGCGGGATCGAGCCTGTTGCAGGGCGATACCGACAACGCTTCGGTCGCGACCCGGCGCTTCTTCATCAACACCTTCGCCGGCATCGGCGGCATCGGCGATCCGGCGACCGACGCCGGGCTGAAGCAGCGGCGCGAGGACCTGGGCCAAGCCATGGGCGCCAACGGCATCGCGCCCGGGCCGCACATCGTGTTGCCGATCTTCGGGCCGAGCAATCTGCGCGATGCCACCGGCGATATTCTGGTCGGACTGGCCAATCCCGCGCCGCTCGCGCTTAAGGCCGCCGACGCCGGCGTGGGTTATGCCGACAAGAAAGACGCCATCAACGCCGCGACCGAAAGCGCGCTCGATCGTTACACGGTCGAGCGCGACGCCTACGAGCAGCATCGCCGCTTCCTGGTCAACAACGGCCAGGGGCCGGCGACCGCTTTCCCCGATATCGACTTGGACGAGAAAGACGCGTTGGCCGAAACCCGGCGGCGGTAA